The Mycolicibacterium flavescens genome has a segment encoding these proteins:
- the nusB gene encoding NusB antitermination factor → MPDRKGDRGRHQARKRAVDLLFEAEARGLTSAEVADARNALAENQSDVSPLNPYTVTVARGVTEQAAHIDDLIASHLQGWTLERLPAVDRAILRVAVWELLHAEDVPEPVAVDEAVELAKQLSTDDSPGFVNGVLGQVMLVTPQIRAAAAAVRGEGSGG, encoded by the coding sequence ATGCCTGACCGGAAGGGCGATCGGGGCAGGCATCAGGCACGCAAGCGCGCCGTCGACCTGCTCTTCGAAGCCGAAGCCCGCGGGCTCACCTCAGCCGAGGTGGCCGATGCGCGAAATGCGTTGGCCGAGAACCAGTCCGACGTATCGCCGCTCAACCCCTACACGGTGACGGTGGCCCGTGGTGTGACGGAGCAGGCCGCACACATCGACGATCTGATCGCCTCCCACCTGCAGGGCTGGACGCTCGAGAGGCTGCCCGCCGTCGATCGCGCGATCCTGCGGGTTGCGGTATGGGAACTGCTGCACGCCGAGGACGTCCCCGAACCGGTGGCCGTCGACGAGGCGGTCGAACTCGCCAAACAGTTATCCACCGACGACTCACCGGGTTTCGTCAACGGAGTGCTGGGTCAGGTGATGCTCGTGACGCCACAGATTCGTGCCGCCGCTGCGGCCGTGCGGGGTGAGGGGAGCGGGGGATAG
- a CDS encoding Xaa-Pro aminopeptidase, whose product MTISQRRDRLRERLAKSEIDAMLVSDLVNVRYLSGFTGSNAALLIKTDDETPVLATDGRYRTQAGQQAPDAEIVIERACGPHLAGRAAADGVRRLGFESHVVTVDAFSVLEKAAGERTELVRAAGTVEALREVKDAGEVALLRLACEAADAALRDLVDRGGLRAGRSEKEVARELEWLMLEHGADGPSFETIVAAGPNSAIPHHRPTDAVLAAGDFVKIDFGALVSGYHSDMTRTFVLAPIADWQYEIYALVSAAQKAGREALAPGVACKDVDAASRQVIADAGYVENFTHGLGHGVGLQIHEAPGISGASVGTLLAGSAVTVEPGVYLPDRGGVRIEDTLVVGDGASEPGSRRHQTVEPGSRRHQTADLLTRFPKELAIL is encoded by the coding sequence GTGACTATTTCACAGCGCCGGGACCGGCTGCGCGAGCGGCTGGCCAAATCCGAAATCGATGCCATGTTGGTATCGGACCTGGTCAACGTGCGCTATCTGAGCGGGTTCACCGGCTCCAACGCCGCGCTGCTGATCAAGACGGACGACGAAACGCCGGTGTTGGCAACCGACGGGCGCTATCGCACGCAGGCAGGGCAGCAGGCGCCCGACGCCGAGATCGTCATCGAGCGGGCGTGCGGACCGCATCTGGCGGGTCGTGCCGCCGCCGACGGCGTGCGCCGGCTCGGCTTCGAGAGTCATGTAGTGACCGTCGATGCCTTTTCAGTTCTCGAGAAGGCCGCCGGCGAGCGGACCGAACTGGTGCGCGCGGCCGGGACCGTCGAAGCGCTGCGCGAAGTCAAGGACGCCGGCGAGGTCGCGTTGCTGCGGCTGGCGTGCGAGGCCGCCGACGCGGCACTGCGGGATCTGGTCGACCGGGGTGGGCTGCGGGCCGGGCGCAGCGAGAAGGAGGTCGCCCGCGAACTGGAATGGCTGATGCTCGAGCACGGCGCCGACGGACCGTCGTTCGAGACGATCGTGGCGGCCGGACCGAACTCGGCGATTCCGCATCACCGGCCCACCGATGCCGTGCTGGCGGCCGGCGATTTCGTCAAGATCGATTTCGGTGCCTTGGTGAGCGGCTACCACTCGGACATGACCAGGACCTTCGTGCTCGCGCCGATCGCAGACTGGCAATACGAGATCTACGCGTTGGTCTCGGCCGCTCAGAAGGCGGGCCGGGAGGCGCTGGCGCCCGGAGTCGCGTGCAAGGACGTCGACGCTGCATCGCGGCAGGTCATCGCCGACGCCGGCTACGTCGAGAACTTCACCCACGGCCTCGGCCACGGCGTGGGGCTGCAGATCCACGAAGCGCCAGGAATCAGCGGGGCGTCCGTCGGTACACTGCTTGCTGGCTCCGCGGTGACCGTGGAGCCCGGTGTCTATCTGCCCGACCGTGGCGGTGTCCGCATCGAGGACACGCTCGTCGTCGGCGACGGCGCTTCGGAGCCGGGTAGCCGGCGACATCAGACCGTGGAGCCGGGTAGCCGGCGACATCAGACAGCAGACTTGCTCACCCGGTTCCCCAAGGAACTGGCCATCCTCTGA
- the efp gene encoding translation elongation factor P (EF-P) — translation MATTADFKNGLVLVIDGQLWQIIEFQHVKPGKGPAFVRTKLKNVVSGKTVDKTYNAGVKVETATVDRRDATYLYRDGSDFVFMDSEDYEQHPLPESLVGRAAGFLLESMPVQIAFHDGNPLYLELPVTVELEVTHTEPGLQGDRSSAGTKPATVETGAEIQVPLFINTGDKLKIDSRDGSYLGRVNA, via the coding sequence GTGGCAACGACGGCCGACTTCAAGAACGGGCTCGTCCTGGTGATCGATGGCCAACTCTGGCAGATCATCGAGTTCCAGCACGTCAAACCGGGCAAAGGACCGGCCTTCGTGCGCACCAAGCTCAAGAACGTCGTCTCGGGCAAGACCGTGGACAAGACCTACAACGCCGGGGTGAAGGTCGAGACCGCGACGGTCGACCGGCGCGACGCGACCTACCTGTACCGCGACGGTTCGGATTTCGTGTTCATGGATTCCGAGGACTACGAGCAGCATCCGCTGCCCGAGTCCCTCGTCGGCCGCGCCGCTGGGTTCCTGCTGGAGAGCATGCCGGTGCAGATCGCCTTCCACGACGGCAATCCGCTCTACCTCGAGTTGCCCGTGACTGTCGAACTCGAGGTGACCCACACCGAGCCGGGCCTGCAGGGTGACCGCTCCAGCGCGGGCACCAAACCCGCGACTGTCGAGACCGGTGCCGAGATCCAGGTGCCGCTGTTCATCAACACCGGCGACAAGCTGAAGATCGATTCGCGCGACGGCAGCTACCTGGGTCGGGTGAATGCCTGA
- a CDS encoding transmembrane protein — protein MSKWLLRGLVFATLMVIVRLLQGALINAWETKAGLISVVLVVLFAVAVFIWGFVDGRADARANPDPDRRGDLAMIWLLAGLFAGIVSGAVAWFISLFYKGLYVEALVNELTTFAAFTALLVFLMALAGVALGRWLVDRKADQTPHLHRAGEDDRADTDVFAAVSQPGTDETTQSAPRDDRV, from the coding sequence ATGAGTAAGTGGTTGCTGCGCGGACTGGTGTTCGCGACCCTGATGGTGATCGTGCGATTGCTGCAGGGCGCGCTGATCAACGCGTGGGAAACCAAGGCCGGATTGATCAGCGTCGTCCTGGTCGTTCTGTTCGCCGTCGCGGTGTTCATCTGGGGGTTCGTCGACGGCCGCGCCGACGCCCGCGCCAACCCGGACCCGGACCGCCGCGGAGACCTGGCAATGATCTGGCTGCTGGCCGGCCTGTTCGCCGGGATCGTCAGCGGCGCGGTGGCTTGGTTCATCTCGCTGTTCTACAAGGGGCTCTACGTCGAGGCGCTCGTCAACGAGCTCACCACCTTCGCGGCGTTCACCGCGCTGCTGGTGTTCCTGATGGCGCTCGCCGGGGTGGCCCTCGGCCGCTGGCTCGTCGACCGCAAGGCCGACCAGACCCCGCACCTGCACCGCGCCGGTGAGGACGACCGCGCGGACACCGACGTGTTCGCTGCCGTCAGCCAACCGGGTACCGACGAGACCACCCAGAGCGCGCCCCGCGACGACCGGGTCTAG